A region of Mycolicibacterium brumae DNA encodes the following proteins:
- a CDS encoding valine--tRNA ligase: MTNPHPPAPSSLPKSWDPGAVEEQMYRGWVEAGYFTADPSSDKPPYSIVLPPPNVTGSLHMGHALDHTLMDALTRRKRMQGYEVLWLPGMDHAGIATQTLVEKQLAAAGVSKEELGRESFVEKVWEWKRESGGAIGEQMRRIGDGVDWSRDRFTMDDGLSRAVRTIFKRLYDAGLIYRAERLVNWSPVLQTAISDLEVKYADVEGELVSFRYGSMNDNEPHIVVATTRLETMLGDTAIAVHPDDERYRDLVGKTLPHPYVDRAIAIVADTHVDPEFGTGAVKVTPAHDPNDFEIGLRHNLAMPTIMDTAGRIADTGTQFDGMDRFEARVAVREALAAEGRIVAEKRPYLHSVGHSERSGEPIEPRLSLQWWVRVESMAKAAGDAVRCGDTVIHPQSLEPRWFAWVDDMHDWCISRQLWWGHRIPIWHGPDGQTVCVGPDETPPEGWEQDPDVLDTWFSSALWPFSTMGWPERTPELEEFYPTSVLVTGYDILFFWVARMMMFGTFVGHDDLVTGNGCPDGGRPQVPFRNVFLHGLIRDEHGSKMSKSKGNGIDPLDWVNTFGADALRFTLARGASPGGDLSIGEDHARASRNFATKVFNATRFALMNGAAPAPLPPADQLSDADRWILGRAEAVRAEVDSAFDSYEFNRACESLYHFAWDEFCDWYVELAKVQIYTAQDVGADPGPTTAVLASVLDTLLKLLHPVMPFVTEALWTALTGAESVVVASWPRPSGVAADPVAAKRVSDMQALVTEIRRFRSDQGLADRKKVPARLRGVEAADLVTQLPAVSALAWLTEPGDGFTPTASIEVRLTDGTVLVEVDTSGAVDVAAERRRLEKALAAAEKELKGTGAKLGNEAFLAKAPEAEVAKIRGRRQLATEEVERITARLAALP, translated from the coding sequence GTGACCAACCCCCACCCGCCCGCCCCGTCGTCCCTGCCCAAATCCTGGGACCCGGGCGCGGTAGAGGAGCAGATGTACCGCGGCTGGGTGGAGGCCGGATACTTCACCGCCGACCCGTCCAGCGACAAGCCGCCCTACTCGATTGTGCTGCCGCCGCCGAATGTGACCGGCAGCCTGCACATGGGCCACGCGCTGGACCACACCCTGATGGACGCGCTGACCCGCCGCAAACGCATGCAGGGCTACGAGGTGCTGTGGCTGCCGGGTATGGACCACGCCGGCATCGCCACCCAGACCCTGGTGGAGAAGCAGCTCGCGGCGGCGGGGGTCAGCAAGGAAGAGCTGGGCCGGGAGAGCTTCGTCGAGAAGGTCTGGGAGTGGAAGCGCGAGTCCGGCGGCGCCATCGGCGAGCAGATGCGCCGCATCGGCGACGGCGTGGACTGGAGCCGTGACCGCTTCACCATGGACGACGGACTGTCCCGGGCGGTGCGCACCATCTTCAAGCGGCTGTATGACGCGGGGCTGATCTACCGGGCCGAGCGCCTGGTGAACTGGTCACCGGTGCTGCAGACCGCGATCAGCGACCTCGAGGTCAAATACGCCGACGTGGAAGGCGAACTGGTGTCTTTCCGGTACGGCTCCATGAACGACAACGAGCCGCACATCGTGGTGGCCACCACCCGGCTGGAGACCATGCTCGGGGACACCGCGATCGCGGTGCACCCCGACGACGAGCGCTACCGCGACCTGGTCGGCAAGACGCTGCCGCACCCGTACGTGGACCGGGCGATCGCGATCGTCGCCGACACCCACGTCGACCCCGAGTTCGGCACCGGCGCGGTCAAGGTCACCCCGGCGCACGACCCCAACGACTTCGAGATCGGGTTGCGGCACAACCTCGCGATGCCCACCATCATGGACACCGCCGGCCGAATCGCCGACACCGGAACCCAATTCGACGGCATGGACCGATTCGAGGCACGCGTCGCGGTGCGCGAAGCGCTGGCCGCCGAAGGCCGCATCGTCGCCGAGAAGCGGCCCTACCTGCACAGCGTCGGACACTCCGAGCGCAGCGGCGAGCCGATCGAACCACGGTTGAGCCTGCAGTGGTGGGTTCGGGTGGAGTCGATGGCCAAGGCCGCCGGCGACGCGGTCCGATGCGGCGACACCGTCATCCACCCGCAGAGCCTGGAACCCCGCTGGTTCGCCTGGGTCGACGATATGCACGACTGGTGCATCTCCCGCCAACTGTGGTGGGGCCACCGGATCCCGATCTGGCACGGACCCGACGGGCAAACCGTGTGCGTCGGCCCGGACGAGACCCCGCCGGAGGGCTGGGAGCAGGACCCCGACGTGCTGGACACCTGGTTCTCCTCGGCGCTGTGGCCGTTCTCCACCATGGGCTGGCCCGAGCGCACCCCGGAACTGGAGGAGTTCTATCCCACCAGCGTGCTGGTCACCGGATACGACATCCTGTTCTTCTGGGTCGCCCGGATGATGATGTTCGGCACCTTCGTCGGCCACGACGACTTGGTCACCGGCAACGGCTGCCCGGACGGCGGCCGCCCGCAGGTTCCGTTCCGGAACGTGTTCCTGCACGGCCTGATTCGCGACGAGCACGGCTCCAAGATGAGCAAGTCCAAGGGCAACGGCATCGACCCGCTGGACTGGGTGAACACCTTCGGCGCGGACGCGCTGCGGTTCACCCTCGCCCGGGGCGCCAGCCCGGGTGGGGACCTGTCCATCGGCGAGGATCACGCGCGCGCGTCACGCAACTTCGCCACCAAGGTGTTCAACGCGACCCGGTTCGCGTTGATGAACGGCGCCGCCCCGGCGCCGCTGCCGCCCGCCGATCAGCTCAGCGACGCCGACCGGTGGATCCTGGGCCGCGCCGAAGCCGTTCGCGCGGAAGTCGATTCGGCGTTCGACAGCTACGAGTTCAACCGGGCCTGCGAGTCGCTCTACCACTTCGCCTGGGATGAGTTCTGCGACTGGTACGTCGAACTGGCGAAGGTGCAGATTTACACGGCGCAGGACGTCGGCGCGGACCCCGGACCGACCACCGCGGTGCTGGCGTCGGTGCTCGACACCCTGCTCAAACTGCTGCACCCGGTGATGCCGTTCGTCACCGAGGCGCTGTGGACCGCGCTCACCGGCGCCGAGTCGGTGGTGGTCGCCTCCTGGCCCCGCCCCAGCGGGGTCGCGGCGGATCCCGTTGCGGCCAAACGCGTCTCGGATATGCAGGCGCTGGTCACCGAGATCCGCCGGTTCCGCAGCGACCAGGGCCTGGCCGACCGCAAGAAGGTTCCGGCCCGGCTGCGCGGCGTCGAGGCCGCCGACCTGGTGACCCAGCTGCCCGCGGTGAGCGCGTTGGCCTGGCTCACTGAACCCGGTGACGGATTCACCCCGACGGCCTCCATCGAGGTGCGGTTGACCGACGGCACGGTGCTGGTCGAGGTGGACACCTCCGGCGCCGTCGACGTCGCCGCCGAACGCCGCAGGCTGGAGAAGGCGCTGGCCGCCGCAGAGAAGGAGCTCAAGGGCACCGGCGCCAAACTCGGCAACGAGGCGTTCCTGGCCAAGGCGCCCGAAGCGGAGGTCGCCAAGATCCGCGGTCGCCGGCAACTGGCCACCGAGGAAGTCGAGCGGATCACCGCCCGCCTGGCCGCGCTGCCGTGA
- a CDS encoding DUF937 domain-containing protein — MAGLDDLMSQIPVADIASKVGADEGEVRNTIHALVPAMLGGLMVNADGGESEKIASAAEKHATLLDGGVAVDDVDEADGDKIVAKIFGGNDSSAVASALSSQGATNSGLVQKLLPLLAPIVLAYIGKQFGGNQQQAQAGGNSNVLGDLLGGILGGASSGGGGNNPLGSILGSVLGGGGGNNNPLGDILGGLFGKK, encoded by the coding sequence ATGGCCGGTCTTGACGATCTGATGTCGCAGATCCCGGTGGCGGACATCGCCAGCAAGGTGGGCGCGGACGAGGGCGAAGTGCGCAACACCATCCATGCGCTGGTGCCGGCCATGCTCGGCGGGCTGATGGTCAACGCCGACGGCGGGGAGTCGGAGAAGATCGCCTCGGCCGCCGAGAAGCACGCCACGCTGCTGGACGGCGGCGTCGCCGTCGACGATGTCGACGAGGCCGACGGCGACAAGATCGTCGCCAAGATCTTCGGCGGCAACGACAGCAGCGCGGTCGCCTCGGCGCTGTCGAGCCAGGGCGCCACCAACAGCGGCCTGGTGCAGAAGCTGCTGCCGCTGCTGGCCCCGATCGTGCTGGCCTACATCGGCAAGCAGTTCGGCGGCAACCAACAGCAGGCGCAGGCCGGCGGCAACAGCAATGTGCTCGGCGACCTGCTGGGCGGGATCCTCGGCGGCGCCAGCTCGGGTGGCGGCGGGAACAATCCGCTGGGCAGCATCCTGGGCAGTGTCCTGGGCGGCGGGGGAGGCAACAACAACCCGCTCGGCGACATTCTGGGTGGGCTGTTCGGCAAGAAGTAG
- a CDS encoding saccharopine dehydrogenase family protein, whose amino-acid sequence MTESQREIDIALYGATGFVGKLTAQYLAGHPDITSGRARVALAGRSPDKLAAVRDELGETASSWPLITADAGDPASLSDLAARTRVVVTTVGPYAKYGLPLVAACAEHGADYADLTGEPNFILASMDGFHKQAIDTGARIVHSCGFDSIPSDLTVFSLYRRAQADDAGDLLDTDMVVRSMAGGASGGTLASAVEMMDACSADPELRRALADPYTLSPDRSVEPEFGAEPDVRWRRGATIAPELSGYWTGAFFMAMPNSRVVRRSNALLGHAYGARFTYSEQLSLGKSVAAPLAAAVVSGVQGASMSLGVRFFDKLPRPLVEKVLPKPGTGPSEKTRESGHYTVQTYTTTSHGARYRATMAQQGDPGYKATSVLLGESGLTLALDRDALSELRGVLTPASAMGDALAARLPAAGVRFEVERLH is encoded by the coding sequence ATGACTGAATCGCAGCGTGAGATCGATATCGCCCTCTACGGCGCCACCGGATTCGTGGGGAAGCTGACCGCGCAGTATCTGGCCGGACACCCCGACATCACTTCCGGGCGGGCGCGCGTCGCGCTCGCCGGGCGCTCGCCGGACAAATTGGCCGCCGTCCGCGACGAACTCGGCGAGACTGCGTCATCTTGGCCGTTGATCACCGCCGACGCCGGTGACCCCGCGTCGCTGTCGGATCTGGCCGCCCGCACCCGGGTGGTGGTCACCACCGTCGGCCCGTACGCCAAGTATGGATTGCCGCTGGTGGCGGCCTGCGCCGAGCACGGCGCCGACTACGCCGATCTCACCGGCGAGCCGAATTTCATCCTGGCGTCCATGGACGGCTTCCACAAACAGGCCATCGACACCGGCGCCCGCATCGTGCATTCCTGCGGGTTCGACTCCATCCCCTCGGATCTGACGGTCTTCTCGCTGTACCGGCGCGCTCAGGCCGACGACGCCGGGGATCTGCTGGACACCGACATGGTGGTGCGCAGCATGGCCGGCGGGGCGTCCGGCGGCACCCTGGCTTCGGCGGTGGAGATGATGGACGCCTGCTCGGCGGATCCGGAACTGCGCCGGGCGCTGGCCGACCCCTACACCCTGAGTCCGGACCGGTCCGTCGAACCGGAGTTCGGCGCCGAACCCGACGTCCGCTGGCGCCGCGGCGCCACCATCGCCCCCGAACTGTCCGGCTACTGGACCGGCGCGTTCTTCATGGCGATGCCCAACAGCCGGGTGGTGCGCCGCAGCAACGCGTTGCTCGGCCACGCCTACGGCGCCCGGTTCACCTACTCCGAGCAGCTGAGCCTCGGGAAATCGGTGGCCGCTCCGCTGGCCGCCGCCGTGGTCAGCGGGGTGCAAGGCGCGTCGATGTCGCTGGGCGTCCGGTTCTTCGACAAGCTGCCGCGTCCCCTGGTGGAGAAGGTGCTGCCCAAACCGGGCACCGGCCCCAGCGAGAAGACCCGGGAAAGCGGCCACTACACGGTGCAGACCTACACCACCACCAGCCACGGCGCGCGCTACCGCGCCACCATGGCCCAGCAGGGCGACCCCGGATACAAGGCCACCTCGGTGCTGCTCGGGGAGAGCGGGCTGACCCTCGCCCTGGACCGCGACGCGCTGTCGGAGCTGCGCGGGGTGCTGACCCCGGCGTCGGCGATGGGCGACGCGCTGGCCGCGCGACTGCCCGCGGCGGGGGTCCGGTTCGAGGTGGAGCGGCTGCACTAA
- a CDS encoding FAD-dependent oxidoreductase — protein sequence MRDGTHPVVVVGAGISGLATAVALQRAGLAVTVLERDVASAAASGSGISIWPNALAALDILGLGDAVRAVGGTVSAGAVRWHDGAWVRRPQADLLVRALGEPLVVLRRSALREALSAPLAAGTVRHGAPVTGVAERAGVVEVTLADGRALPAAAVIGADGVASVIARALCGPLPATYTGRTAWRGVADAGMDPELAGETFGMGLQAGHTPLGPDHTYWFATERAPEGDHRPDGELTYLRRRFGGWAEPLPGLLAATDPAAVLRNDLYDRAIAPVWSRGRVTLVGDAAHPMRPHLGQGGCQGLEDAAVLGAFVAAGSDLGAAFAGYAAFRRGRVATVVRTARMVGRASGARPDWLGAAAVRAGGAVPEFILTRQLASIAGRMAFRLP from the coding sequence ATGCGGGACGGGACACACCCGGTTGTGGTGGTGGGCGCGGGTATCTCCGGGCTGGCCACCGCGGTGGCGCTGCAGCGCGCCGGCCTGGCCGTGACGGTGCTGGAGCGCGACGTCGCGTCGGCGGCCGCGTCCGGGTCGGGGATCAGCATCTGGCCGAACGCGCTGGCCGCGCTGGACATATTGGGTCTCGGCGACGCGGTGCGCGCGGTCGGTGGCACGGTCAGTGCCGGCGCGGTTCGCTGGCACGACGGCGCCTGGGTCCGCCGCCCGCAGGCCGACCTGCTGGTGCGCGCGCTCGGCGAGCCGCTGGTGGTGCTGCGCCGCAGCGCGCTGCGCGAGGCGCTGAGCGCCCCGCTGGCGGCGGGCACGGTGCGCCACGGCGCGCCGGTGACCGGCGTGGCCGAGCGCGCCGGCGTCGTGGAGGTGACGTTGGCCGACGGCCGGGCGCTGCCGGCCGCGGCGGTCATCGGCGCCGACGGGGTCGCCTCGGTGATCGCCCGGGCGTTGTGCGGCCCGCTGCCGGCGACCTACACCGGGCGCACGGCGTGGCGGGGAGTGGCCGACGCCGGGATGGATCCCGAACTCGCCGGGGAAACGTTCGGCATGGGACTGCAGGCGGGGCACACTCCGCTCGGGCCGGACCACACCTATTGGTTCGCCACCGAGCGGGCGCCCGAGGGCGATCACCGACCCGACGGCGAGCTGACCTATCTGCGCCGGCGCTTCGGCGGGTGGGCCGAACCGCTGCCGGGACTGTTGGCGGCCACCGATCCCGCGGCGGTGCTCCGCAACGACCTCTATGACCGGGCGATCGCCCCGGTGTGGTCCCGCGGCCGGGTGACGCTGGTGGGTGACGCCGCGCATCCGATGCGCCCGCATCTGGGCCAGGGTGGCTGCCAGGGGTTGGAGGACGCCGCCGTGCTTGGCGCGTTCGTCGCGGCCGGGTCCGACCTCGGCGCCGCGTTCGCCGGATATGCCGCGTTCCGGCGCGGGCGGGTGGCCACGGTGGTGCGCACCGCGCGGATGGTCGGGCGGGCCAGCGGCGCGCGGCCGGACTGGCTGGGCGCGGCGGCGGTTCGCGCCGGCGGGGCGGTTCCGGAGTTCATCCTCACCCGGCAGCTAGCGTCGATCGCCGGGCGGATGGCGTTCCGGCTGCCGTGA
- a CDS encoding transglycosylase family protein has protein sequence MTRTAGMAVIGGALAAGSLAMSTATAHADSVNWDAIAACESGGNWAINTGNGYYGGLQFSMGTWTANGGAGSPHTASKSEQIRVAENTLRSQGIGAWPHCGKRG, from the coding sequence ATGACCCGCACCGCCGGCATGGCCGTTATCGGTGGCGCGCTCGCCGCCGGCTCGCTGGCCATGTCCACCGCGACCGCTCACGCCGACAGCGTGAACTGGGACGCGATCGCGGCGTGCGAGTCCGGCGGAAACTGGGCCATCAACACCGGCAACGGTTACTACGGCGGCCTGCAGTTCTCGATGGGCACCTGGACGGCCAACGGTGGCGCCGGCTCGCCGCACACCGCGAGCAAGTCCGAGCAGATCCGCGTTGCCGAGAACACCCTGCGCAGCCAGGGCATCGGCGCCTGGCCGCACTGCGGCAAGCGCGGCTAA
- a CDS encoding 2-oxoacid:ferredoxin oxidoreductase subunit beta has translation MTDLIGAELDLTPVGPSKTAGVPTTDVPQKGKDFTSDQEVRWCPGCGDYVILNTIRNFLPELGLRRENVVFISGIGCSSRFPYYLETYGFHSIHGRAPTIATGLALAREDLSVWVVTGDGDALSIGGNHLIHALRRNVNLTILLFNNRIYGLTKGQYSPTSEIGKVTKSTPMGSVDTPFNPVSLALGSEATFVGRALDSDRAGLTEVLRAAAAHRGAALVEILQDCPIFNDGSFDVLRKEGAEERVIRVSAGQPITFGANDEYCVVRSGFGLDVAKTVDVAAEDIVVHDPAQQDSSYSFALSRLSDQNLDHTVLGVFRQVQRPSYDDQARAQVAAARDAVPHDTASLQSLLRGRDTWTVD, from the coding sequence ATGACTGATCTGATCGGCGCCGAGCTGGACCTCACCCCGGTGGGACCGTCGAAGACCGCCGGGGTGCCGACGACCGACGTGCCGCAGAAGGGCAAGGACTTCACCAGCGACCAGGAGGTTCGCTGGTGCCCCGGCTGCGGTGATTACGTCATCCTCAACACCATCCGCAACTTCCTGCCCGAGCTGGGGCTGCGCCGGGAGAACGTGGTCTTCATCAGCGGAATCGGCTGCTCCAGCCGGTTCCCGTACTACCTGGAGACCTACGGCTTCCACTCGATCCACGGCCGCGCCCCGACCATCGCCACCGGCCTGGCGCTGGCCCGCGAGGATCTGTCGGTGTGGGTGGTGACCGGCGACGGGGACGCGCTGTCCATCGGCGGCAACCACCTCATCCACGCCCTGCGCCGCAACGTCAACCTCACGATTCTGCTGTTCAACAACCGGATCTACGGCCTGACCAAGGGGCAGTACTCTCCGACCTCGGAGATCGGCAAGGTCACCAAGTCGACGCCGATGGGGTCGGTGGACACCCCGTTCAACCCGGTGTCGCTGGCCCTGGGCTCGGAGGCGACGTTCGTCGGCCGCGCGCTGGACTCCGACCGCGCCGGGCTGACCGAGGTGTTGCGCGCGGCGGCGGCCCACCGCGGGGCGGCGCTGGTCGAGATCCTGCAGGACTGCCCCATCTTCAACGACGGTTCCTTCGATGTGCTGCGCAAGGAAGGCGCCGAGGAGCGGGTCATCCGGGTCAGCGCCGGCCAGCCGATCACCTTCGGGGCCAACGACGAATACTGCGTCGTCCGTTCGGGATTCGGCCTCGACGTGGCCAAGACGGTGGATGTGGCGGCCGAGGACATCGTGGTGCACGACCCGGCCCAGCAGGACTCGTCGTACTCATTCGCGTTGTCCCGACTGTCGGATCAGAATCTCGATCACACCGTGCTCGGGGTGTTCCGGCAGGTGCAGCGGCCCAGCTATGACGATCAGGCCCGCGCGCAGGTCGCCGCCGCCCGCGACGCAGTGCCGCACGACACCGCGTCTCTGCAGTCGCTGCTGCGCGGCCGCGACACCTGGACCGTCGACTGA